TTTATGAATTGTAAAATTGCCATATTATTGGGTTGAGCAAAAATTTGATTAAAAAATTATTTAGAGTAAAGTTCCACGATAAGGTTCTCCTTAATGTCCTCCGGAATCTGGATTCTTTCAGGAGCAGAAATGAAAGTACCTTCTTTCTTCTCATCGTTGAATTGTAACCACTCATAGTTTGACTTAGAAGCCAATGCATTGGTAACAACTTCAAGAGACTTAGACTTTTCTCTTACAGTGATTACATCACCAGCTTTTACCAAGTAAGAAGGGATATTAAGAATTTCTCCGTTCACAGTGATGTGTCTGTGAGAAACTAATTGTCTTGCACCAGATCTAGTTTTAGCAAAACCTAATCTGTACACTACGTTATCCAATCTTGATTCACAAAGTTGTAATAGAACTTCACCTGTTACTCCTTTGCTTCTGTGTGCTTTTTCAAATAAATTAGCAAACTGTCTTTCTAAAATACCGTAAGTATATTTAGCTTTTTGTTTTTCAGCTAACTGAACTGCATATTCTGATTTTTTAGCACCTCTTCTTTTATTAGGACCATGTTGTCCTGGCGGTTGGTTTTTTCTTTTCTCGAAGTTTTTATCATCTCCGTAGATTGCAGCACCAAACTTTCTAGCAATCTTAGTTTTAGGTCCAATATATCTTGCCATAATGGGTAAATTCTAAAAATTAAACTCTTCTTCTTTTTGGTGGTCTACATCCATTGTGCGGCATTGGAGTCACATCAATGATTTCGCTAACTTCAATTCCTGAATTGTGAATAGATCTGATTGCAGATTCTCTACCTGCACCTGGACCTTTCACAAACACCTTTACTCTTCTTAATCCAGCTTCGTGAGCTACAGCAGAGCAATTTTCAGCTGCCATTTGAGCAGCAAAAGGAGTGTTCTTTTTAGAACCTCTGAATCCCATTTTACCGGCAGATGCCCAAGAGATAACCTCTCCACTTTTATTTGTTAAAGAAATGATGATGTTATTGAAAGAAGCTTGAATATGTGCTTCACCAATAGCTTCAACTTTTACTTTTCTTTTTTTAACTACTTTACTTTGTTTTGCCATAATTCCTAACGATTATTTACTTGCCTTTTTCTTGTTAGCAACTGTTTTTCTCTTTCCTTTACGGGTTCTAGAGTTGTTTTTCGTTCTCTGGCCTCTTAAAGGTAATCCTAGTCTGTGACGTATTCCTCGTTGGCATCCTATGTCCATCAATCTCTTGATGTTCAATTGCACTTCAGATCTTAACTCTCCTTCTACTTTAACGTTTTCAGAGATATATGTTCTGATTGCAGCCAATTCATCGTCATTCCATTCGTTGACTTTCTTGTCTTCGCTGATACCGGCAGCTTTAAGGATTTCAGAAGAAGTACTTCTTCCTACTCCATAGATGTAAGTTAAACCGATAACACCTCTTTTGTTTTTTGGTAAATCAATACCTGCAATTCTCGCCATAATTTAATGTTAGCCTTGTCTTTGTTTAAATTTTGGGTTCTTCTTGTTGATTACGAATAGTACACCTTTTCTGCGTACGATTTTGCAATCAGCGCTTCTTTTTTTAATTGATGCTCTTACTTTCATTTTGATAGTATTTATTTTTTACAAATGCCAAATGGAAAGTGTTTTCCATTTGGCTAATTGTTTTAATATCTAAATGTGATCCTCCCTTTCGTTAAATCATAGGGAGACATTTCTAGTTTTACCTTATCACCAGGTAAAAGTTTAATATAGTGCATTCGCATTTTACCAGAAATATGAGCGATAAGGATATGCCCATTTTCAAGTTCTACACGGAACTGAGCGTTCGAAAGTGCTTCCGTTATAACGCCATCTTGTTCAATATGTTTTTGTTTTGCCATAAATTAATATCCAGTCGTTCTAGACAGTTTAGACTGCATTAAGCCATCATAATGATGATTCAGCAGATATGTATTAATCTGTTGAACGGTATCTAAAATTACACCTACCATAATTAATAGTGACGTTCCCCCGAAAAATAGGGCAAACGCATCTGTCTGAACAAAGCTTCCATGCACAATTGCTGGAAGGACTGCAAAGATAGATAAAAAAATTGCACCTGGCAAGGTAATTTTTGATAAAATATCATCTAAGTAATCTGCTGTCTCTTTCCCCGGTCTTACTTTCGGTACTAAACCTCCATTTCTCTTCAAATCATCAGCCATCTGGTTCACCGGAATTGTAATTGCAGTATAGAAAAACGAGAAGATAATAATTAATAGCGCAAACAATACATTGTACTGCCAGCTAAAAACATTCTTGAAACCTGCAAGAAAAGTGTTAGACTCATCGAATTTTGTTAATAATCCTGGTACGAACATCAATGCCTGAGCAAAGATAATTGGCATTACACCAGCAGCATTTACTTTCAATGGAATCCATTGTCTTGCGCCCTGCATAAGATTCTTGTTTACACCTCCTCTTGCTTGAGCTCTGCTTACATACTGAATTGGAATTTTTCTAACAGCCACAGATAAAATCACGGCTAGAAGAACAACTACCATCCAGAATAATACTTCAATAAGGATCATGATAGATCCCATTCCTCCTTTTCCGTTCTGCACGGCCATCTCCTGTACGAATGCTTCAGGTAGTCTTGAAAGAATACCTACCATAATAAGGATGGAAATACCATTTCCGATTCCTTTGTCGGTAATCTTTTCACCTAACCACATTGCGAATACTGAACCAGCAACCAAGATTACAATACTTGGCAACCAGAACATGATAGAATTTGGCTCTACAAAATATGCAGATTGGAACTGAGCATATGGTAAGAATAATTGAGTAATAGAAGTTAAATAAGAAGGTGCCTGTACCAGACAAACTCCAATTGTTAACCATCTTGTAATTTGGTTCAATGTATTTCTACCTGACTCTCCATCTTTCTGAAGCTTCTGAAGATAAGGAATAGCCATTCCCATCAACTGAACAATAATAGAAGCAGAAATATAAGGCATGATACCCAACGCCATTACGGAAGCGTGGCTGAAAGCTCCCCCCGTAAACGACGAAAGCAAGCCAAGGAGACCTGCTCCTTGCTTGTTACCGCCTTGATTTTTATAATGCTCTAAGAGATCTCCCACCTCTGCAAGGTTAATTGCAGGAAGTGAGATATAAGATGCGAATCTATACACAAGGATAATACCTAACGTAAAGAGAATTTTATCTCTTAACTCCTTTAGGCTCCATATATTTTTAAGTGTTTGTATAAATTCTTTCATTAGTAAGTATTATAAGGTAATTGCTTTTCCACCTGCCTTAGCAATAAGCTCTTCAGCAGATTTAGTGAATTTGTCAGCAGAGATTGAAACCGCTGATTTCAATTCTCCTCTACCCATAATTTTCACTAATTCGTTTTTAGAAACTATCCCGTTTGCTACTAAAACTTCTTTCGTGATATCTCCAGTGATGGATTTGTTCTCGATTAAAGTTTGAATAGTATCAAGGTTAATTCCTCTAAACTCTTTTCTATTTACGTTTTTGAATCCGAATTTAGGTAATCTTCTTTGTAAAGGCATCTGTCCACCTTCGAAACCGATTTTCTGAGAATAACCAGCTCTAGCTTTCTGACCTTTGTGTCCTTTTGTTGAAGTACCTCCTTTTCCACTACCTTGACCTCTACCAATTCTTTTTGAGTTGAAAGTAGATCCTGCAGCAGGTTGTATATTGTTTAAATTCATTTTAATTCTCTTTTATAAAATTATTTTTGAACTTCAAGTAAGTGGCTTACTGCAGCTACCATTCCTAAGATAGAAGGAGTAGCTTCATGTTCTACAACTTGGTGAAGTTTTTTTAATCCTAATGCTTCAAGCGTTCTCTTTTGGGTTTTTGTTCTACCAATAGCGCTTCTTACTTGTTTTACTTTAATTGTTGCCATTGTTTTAATATTAACCGTTAAACACTTTACTTAGAGAAATTCCTCTCATTCTTGCGATCTCTTCAGGTCTTCTGATATCCAATAACGCTTTGAAAGTAGCTTTCACCACGTTGTGAGGGTTAGAAGATCCTTTAGATTTTGAAAGGATATCGTGAATACCAGCAGATTCCAATACCGCTCTTACCGCACCACCGGCGATAAGTCCTGTACCGTGAGAAGCAGGTCTTAAGAAGATATCTGCACCACCGTATCTAGCAGTAGTTTGGTGAGGGATAGTGTGGTTCATTACAGGAACTTTCACAAGGTTTTTCTTAGCGTCTTCAACTGCTTTAGCAATTGCAGAAGCAACCTCTTTAGATTTTCCTAAACCAAAACCGATAATACCTTCTTCATTACCTACTACAACAATAGCAGAAAATCCGAAAGCTCTACCTCCTTTAGTTACTTTTGTTACTCTGTTAACAGCTACGAGACGATCTTTTAATTCTAATCCTCCCGGTTTTACTCTTTCTATATTATCTAGTCCTAACATATTTTCCGAAATTTAATGATTAGAATTTAAGTCCACCTTCTCTCGCACCATCAGCTAGAGCTTTTACTCTACCGTGATATACGAAACCGTTTCTGTCAAATACAATACTTTCGATTCCTGCAGCGATAGCTTTAGCAGCGATAGCTTTACCAACAGCAGCAGAAACTTCAGTCTTAGTACCTTTAGCGTCTACACCTTTTTCTCTAGAAGAAGCTGATGCTAAAGTTTTACCATTTTTATCGTCGATTAACTGAGCGTAAATTTCCTTATTACTTTTATATACAGATAATCTTGGCAATTCAGAAGATCCAGAGATTTTCCCTCTTACTCTTCTTTTGATTCTTATTCTTTTTTCTAATTTACTTAATGCCATAATACTTATAATTTATTAAGCAGATTTACCAGCTTTACGTCTAACAATTTCTCCTACGAATCTTACACCTTTTCCTTTGTATGGCTCAGGCTTTCTGAAAGAACGGATCTTTGCAGTAACCATTCCTAGAAGTTGCTTGTCGTGAGACGCTAAAGTAATAATTGGGTTTTTACCTTTTTCAGTCAATGTATCAACTTTTACTTCACTTGGAAGTTCTAATACGATACCGTGAGAGAATCCTAAAGCTAACTCAAGTTTTTGACCTGCGTGAGAAGCTCTGTATCCTACCCCTACTAGTTCTAGTTTCTTTTCGAAACCTTCTGATACACCAACGATCATGTTGGCGATCAACGCTCTGTATAAACCGTGAAGCGCTTTGTGTTGTTTAGAATCAGATGGTCTGTTTACATTAAGCTCACCATCTTTTTGTTCTAAAGTAATTCCTGCTGTAAGCTCCTGAGAAAGTTCTCCTTTCGCTCCTTTTACAGTTACTACACCGTTGTTTTCAGTGATTGTAACTCCAGCTGGAATTGTTATAATTGCTTTACCAATTCTTGACATTTTCCTCTGATTAAAAATTAATAAACATAGCAGATTACTTCACCGCCTACTTTCTCTTCTCTAGCTTTCTTGTCAGTCATTACTCCTTTAGAAGTAGAGATGATAGAAATACCCAAACCGTTTAGTACTCTTGGAAGTTCAGTAGAACCTTTGTACTGTCTCAAACCTGGTCTAGAAGCTCTTTGAATAGACTTAATAGCAGGTTTGTTAGTTTGCTTATCGTACTTTAAAGCGATTTTGATCACTCCTTGAACAGCGTTATCTTCAAACTTGAAGTTTAAGATATACCCTTGATCAAATAGGATCTTAGTAATCTCCTTTTTGATTTTCGATGCAGGAATTTCCACCACTTTGTGGCCTGCGCTTTGTGCGTTCCTTACTCTTGTTAGGAAATCTGAAATTGGATCTGTTACCATTTTTCTTTTATAAATTATTGGTTAAAGACAATCAGTATTGAAAAGACTTGAAGAGAAAAATATCAGACTTCAGAAAACTTCAGTCTGATATTATTGTTCTTTAGTATCCTGACAACTTAATTGTCCCGATTTTTAATTAGTAATTATTACCAACTAGCTTTTCTTACACCTGGGATAAGACCGTTGTTAGCCATTTCTCTGAAAGTTACTCTGGAAATACCAAACGTTCTCATGTATCCTCTTGGTCTACCTGTTAGTTTACATCTGTTGTGTAATCTTACAGGAGAAGCATTTTTAGGCAATTTTTGAAGTCCTTCGTAATCACCAGCTTCTTTTAAAGCTTTTCTTTTGTCAGCGTATTTAGCAACTAGTGCTTCTCTTTTGCGCTCACGCGCTTTCATTGATTCTTTAGCCATTTCTTAGTTCTTTTTAAATGGTAAACCGAAGTGAGTTAATAATGCTTTAGCTTCTTTATCTGTCTTCGCAGTTGTAACGAAAGTGATGTCCATCCCTTGGATTTTTTTCACTTTGTCAATTACGATTTCAGGGAAGATAATTTGCTCAGTAATACCTAAGTTGTAGTTACCTCTACCATCGAAACCATCTGCTTTGATACCAGAGAAATCTCTGATACGTGGTAAAGCAGAAGAAGTAAGTCTGTCTAAGAACTCATACATTCTGTGAGCTCTCAATGTTACTTTTGCTCCTACAGGCATTCCTTTTCTTAGTTTGAATGCAGCTTCATCTTTCTTAGAGATTGTACCTACTGCTTTCTGACCTGTAATGTTTGTCAATTCTTCTACAGCATAATCAATGATTTTCTTATCTGCAGTAGCATCTCCTAAACCTTGTGATACAACAATTTTCTCTAATCTAGGTACTTGCATGATAGACTTGTACCCAAATTCTTCCATCATTGCAGGAACAATTTGCTCTTTGTATATTTTTTTGGGTCTTGCTATAAATTCCATGTTAATTCAAATTATAAAGTTTCACCCGTTTTTTTGTTAACTCTCACTTTCTTATCTCCTTCGATTTTGTAACCGATTTTGATAGCTTTTCCGTCTTTACCAACTAAAGCTACGTTTGAGATATGAATAGAAGCTTCCTTTTCAGTAATTCCTCCTTGAGGATTTGAAGCTGAAGGCTTAACGTGTTTTTTAACGATGTTAAGTCCTGCAACGATTACTCTAGGGTCTTTTCCTTCTTTCTTAATCACTTCAATAACTTCACCAGTCTTACCTTTGATATCTTTCTTACCAGTAGTAATGATTACGTTATCTCCTCTTTTTATTTTTAACTTTGACATTTCTTTTAAAAATTTTAAAAATTAAAGTACTTCAGGAGCTAATGAAATGATTTTCATATATTCTTTGTCTCTCAACTCACGAGCAACCGGTCCGAAAACACGTGTTCCTCTCATTTCTCCCGCTGCGTTTAGTAATACACAAGCATTGTCGTCGAATTTGATGTATGAACCATCTTTTCTTCTTACTGCTTTTTTAGTTCTTACTACTACAGCTTTAGATACCTGACCTTTTTTAGCGTTTCCTGATGGTGTAGAATCCTTGATAGTAACAACGATTTTATCACCAACTGAAGCATATCTTCTTCTGGTTCCTCCCAGAACTCTAATAACTAGTACTTCTTTAGCACCTGTGTTATCAGCAACTTTTAATCTTGATTCTGTTTGTAACATTATTACTTAGCTTTTTCAATGATTCTTACTAATCTCCATCTCTTGCTCTTGCTCAAAGGTCTAGTTTCTTGGATCAAAACTGTATCACCTTCTGTGCATTCGTTGTTCTCGTCGTGTGCAGTATATTTTTTCGTTTTCAAAACGAATTTACCGTACATCGGGTGCTTTACTCTTGTAGTTTCACTAACAACAATAGTTTTTTCCATTTTATTGCTGGAAACCACTCCGATTCTTTCTTTTCTTAAATTTCTATCCATTGTAAAATGAAATTATTGTTTGTTAGTTAACTCAGTGTTTAGTCTTGCGATTGTTTTTCTCAAATCTCTGATTTGAATCGGGTTTTCAATTGGGCTGATTGCATGAGCTAATTTCAATTTAGAATATTGAGCTTTTGCTTCAGTTAATTGAGCTTGAATATCACCCGCGCTTAAATTTTTA
This genomic window from Chryseobacterium viscerum contains:
- the rpsD gene encoding 30S ribosomal protein S4; this translates as MARYIGPKTKIARKFGAAIYGDDKNFEKRKNQPPGQHGPNKRRGAKKSEYAVQLAEKQKAKYTYGILERQFANLFEKAHRSKGVTGEVLLQLCESRLDNVVYRLGFAKTRSGARQLVSHRHITVNGEILNIPSYLVKAGDVITVREKSKSLEVVTNALASKSNYEWLQFNDEKKEGTFISAPERIQIPEDIKENLIVELYSK
- the rpsK gene encoding 30S ribosomal protein S11, which codes for MAKQSKVVKKRKVKVEAIGEAHIQASFNNIIISLTNKSGEVISWASAGKMGFRGSKKNTPFAAQMAAENCSAVAHEAGLRRVKVFVKGPGAGRESAIRSIHNSGIEVSEIIDVTPMPHNGCRPPKRRRV
- the rpsM gene encoding 30S ribosomal protein S13; its protein translation is MARIAGIDLPKNKRGVIGLTYIYGVGRSTSSEILKAAGISEDKKVNEWNDDELAAIRTYISENVKVEGELRSEVQLNIKRLMDIGCQRGIRHRLGLPLRGQRTKNNSRTRKGKRKTVANKKKASK
- the rpmJ gene encoding 50S ribosomal protein L36 — its product is MKVRASIKKRSADCKIVRRKGVLFVINKKNPKFKQRQG
- the infA gene encoding translation initiation factor IF-1, with protein sequence MAKQKHIEQDGVITEALSNAQFRVELENGHILIAHISGKMRMHYIKLLPGDKVKLEMSPYDLTKGRITFRY
- the secY gene encoding preprotein translocase subunit SecY, with product MKEFIQTLKNIWSLKELRDKILFTLGIILVYRFASYISLPAINLAEVGDLLEHYKNQGGNKQGAGLLGLLSSFTGGAFSHASVMALGIMPYISASIIVQLMGMAIPYLQKLQKDGESGRNTLNQITRWLTIGVCLVQAPSYLTSITQLFLPYAQFQSAYFVEPNSIMFWLPSIVILVAGSVFAMWLGEKITDKGIGNGISILIMVGILSRLPEAFVQEMAVQNGKGGMGSIMILIEVLFWMVVVLLAVILSVAVRKIPIQYVSRAQARGGVNKNLMQGARQWIPLKVNAAGVMPIIFAQALMFVPGLLTKFDESNTFLAGFKNVFSWQYNVLFALLIIIFSFFYTAITIPVNQMADDLKRNGGLVPKVRPGKETADYLDDILSKITLPGAIFLSIFAVLPAIVHGSFVQTDAFALFFGGTSLLIMVGVILDTVQQINTYLLNHHYDGLMQSKLSRTTGY
- the rplO gene encoding 50S ribosomal protein L15; its protein translation is MNLNNIQPAAGSTFNSKRIGRGQGSGKGGTSTKGHKGQKARAGYSQKIGFEGGQMPLQRRLPKFGFKNVNRKEFRGINLDTIQTLIENKSITGDITKEVLVANGIVSKNELVKIMGRGELKSAVSISADKFTKSAEELIAKAGGKAITL
- the rpmD gene encoding 50S ribosomal protein L30 — protein: MATIKVKQVRSAIGRTKTQKRTLEALGLKKLHQVVEHEATPSILGMVAAVSHLLEVQK
- the rpsE gene encoding 30S ribosomal protein S5, with translation MLGLDNIERVKPGGLELKDRLVAVNRVTKVTKGGRAFGFSAIVVVGNEEGIIGFGLGKSKEVASAIAKAVEDAKKNLVKVPVMNHTIPHQTTARYGGADIFLRPASHGTGLIAGGAVRAVLESAGIHDILSKSKGSSNPHNVVKATFKALLDIRRPEEIARMRGISLSKVFNG
- the rplR gene encoding 50S ribosomal protein L18; translated protein: MALSKLEKRIRIKRRVRGKISGSSELPRLSVYKSNKEIYAQLIDDKNGKTLASASSREKGVDAKGTKTEVSAAVGKAIAAKAIAAGIESIVFDRNGFVYHGRVKALADGAREGGLKF
- the rplF gene encoding 50S ribosomal protein L6; translated protein: MSRIGKAIITIPAGVTITENNGVVTVKGAKGELSQELTAGITLEQKDGELNVNRPSDSKQHKALHGLYRALIANMIVGVSEGFEKKLELVGVGYRASHAGQKLELALGFSHGIVLELPSEVKVDTLTEKGKNPIITLASHDKQLLGMVTAKIRSFRKPEPYKGKGVRFVGEIVRRKAGKSA
- the rpsH gene encoding 30S ribosomal protein S8; protein product: MVTDPISDFLTRVRNAQSAGHKVVEIPASKIKKEITKILFDQGYILNFKFEDNAVQGVIKIALKYDKQTNKPAIKSIQRASRPGLRQYKGSTELPRVLNGLGISIISTSKGVMTDKKAREEKVGGEVICYVY
- the rpsN gene encoding 30S ribosomal protein S14, coding for MAKESMKARERKREALVAKYADKRKALKEAGDYEGLQKLPKNASPVRLHNRCKLTGRPRGYMRTFGISRVTFREMANNGLIPGVRKASW
- the rplE gene encoding 50S ribosomal protein L5; the protein is MEFIARPKKIYKEQIVPAMMEEFGYKSIMQVPRLEKIVVSQGLGDATADKKIIDYAVEELTNITGQKAVGTISKKDEAAFKLRKGMPVGAKVTLRAHRMYEFLDRLTSSALPRIRDFSGIKADGFDGRGNYNLGITEQIIFPEIVIDKVKKIQGMDITFVTTAKTDKEAKALLTHFGLPFKKN
- the rplX gene encoding 50S ribosomal protein L24 — encoded protein: MSKLKIKRGDNVIITTGKKDIKGKTGEVIEVIKKEGKDPRVIVAGLNIVKKHVKPSASNPQGGITEKEASIHISNVALVGKDGKAIKIGYKIEGDKKVRVNKKTGETL
- the rplN gene encoding 50S ribosomal protein L14, yielding MLQTESRLKVADNTGAKEVLVIRVLGGTRRRYASVGDKIVVTIKDSTPSGNAKKGQVSKAVVVRTKKAVRRKDGSYIKFDDNACVLLNAAGEMRGTRVFGPVARELRDKEYMKIISLAPEVL
- the rpsQ gene encoding 30S ribosomal protein S17, whose amino-acid sequence is MDRNLRKERIGVVSSNKMEKTIVVSETTRVKHPMYGKFVLKTKKYTAHDENNECTEGDTVLIQETRPLSKSKRWRLVRIIEKAK
- the rpmC gene encoding 50S ribosomal protein L29, whose amino-acid sequence is MKNADIKNLSAGDIQAQLTEAKAQYSKLKLAHAISPIENPIQIRDLRKTIARLNTELTNKQ